GCCAGTGGTGGATGGCCATAGTTGGCAATAGTAATGACCTCCCCCTGCTGGTTTTGTTGAAACATTTTGACGGCCTGGATGGTTTCAGTTGTTTCGGCGGAGCGGCTAATGGCGACCAGTAAGGTACGCCCTTTTTTGGTATAGACCGCAAAGGGGTACATGGCTAACTCGCCTGCGGGAACTCCACGGGCGGATTGGCCGGTTAGTTCCTGAAATAGGGCGGCGGCGGCCAAAGACAGGTAGTAGGTTGACCCGCAGCCGGTGAAGACGATGTTGGTATAATTTCCGTTGGCCCAGAGGTTGCATAAGGCGGGACCTTGTTTGGTCACTACAGCCAGGGCCTGCTGCCAGGCCTGGGTTTGGGTTAAAATTTCATGGTGGGTGGCGGTTTCGGCGGTCATTTATGGTTATTCCTTTATTGGCAAATTTAACACGCGGCTGGCGTTCAGATAATATACTTTCTGCAGCACCTCATCCGGCAAATACAAACCGTAAATGTGCCACCGGCCCTGACTGGGAATCTCTTCGACATCGTAATTGAAATATTCATCGTCGCTTTCCAGGAAGCGATAGTAGAGCCGGTACCACTTGACATCCGCGCCAACGTCGGTGCCAAATAAAATGCGGTCGGCATATTTAAGAAAGAAGCGGCGGGCCGAGTAGGGTTGGCGGCCTAACTCGCTAATGCGGGCGCTGATATCTACATAAAAATTAGGGCATTGGTCCAAGAGTTGACCCACCCAGGCCAGGTTTTCCGCATAACAGCCCACGTGAGCGCCGATGAAGGTTGTCTGGGGTTGGCGGGTGATGAGGCTGGCAAATTGGCTTATGAGGGTGTTAAAACCGGGATAGGGGGGGCTGGGGAAATGCCAATCGGGATGGGCGTGAAGTTCTTCCCAACGCTCGTTGTGATTATCCAACGGCCAGAAAAAGGCCACGGGGTCGGCAATGTGAATCATAACCGGCAATTTAAGTTCGGCGGCGGTGGCCCAAAGGGGATCAAGGCGGGAGTCATCCAGGGGAACCAGCTTCTTGTGCTGGTCTTGCACCTGCAAACCAAACGGTTTCCAAATTTTTAAACCCTCCGCGCCGCGAGCGGCCTGCGCCCGCAATCGCTGGGCGGCCCACTCGCCAAAATTGCGGCCGTGTTCCGGCCAGGCCGACCAATCTACGCCGCCAAAAATACGAAAGCGTTCCGGGGCGGCGGCTTTGAATTTGTCCAGGTGAGCATGGAGTATTTCCTCGCCCCAGCCGCCGTCCAGGTCCACATATCCTTGCACGCAGGCTTCATCGAGTACGTTGAGCAAGGCTGAAACAGGGTATTTTTCCCAACCCTGGGCAAATGTTTCGCCCAGGTGGTTGTGGGCGTCAATCACCGGGAAACGGGGTTGGGTGACGCGGGTTGCTTTGGCCGCCAGGGCCGGACGGGGGCGATAGTTGGTAAGTAGCATTAATGTTTTCTCCAATAGTTGCCTACCTTATTTAGGCTCAGTAGATTCAATTTTTGGTAGCAGAGGCATCCCATGTCTTTGCGGGCGGACGGCTTAAAAGCCACACGGCTAATAAAACAATGGCCAAACAGATCCCCAGTAAAGCCAGCCGCCGTTTGGCAGCCGGTTCCACAGGCGCCATGTGTTTGCCCCAAACACGGCGCAGGCCGCGCCGGTAAGTGGG
The DNA window shown above is from Anaerolineae bacterium and carries:
- a CDS encoding amidohydrolase family protein, which produces MLLTNYRPRPALAAKATRVTQPRFPVIDAHNHLGETFAQGWEKYPVSALLNVLDEACVQGYVDLDGGWGEEILHAHLDKFKAAAPERFRIFGGVDWSAWPEHGRNFGEWAAQRLRAQAARGAEGLKIWKPFGLQVQDQHKKLVPLDDSRLDPLWATAAELKLPVMIHIADPVAFFWPLDNHNERWEELHAHPDWHFPSPPYPGFNTLISQFASLITRQPQTTFIGAHVGCYAENLAWVGQLLDQCPNFYVDISARISELGRQPYSARRFFLKYADRILFGTDVGADVKWYRLYYRFLESDDEYFNYDVEEIPSQGRWHIYGLYLPDEVLQKVYYLNASRVLNLPIKE